From a region of the Thermomicrobium roseum DSM 5159 genome:
- a CDS encoding PEP-utilizing enzyme, whose amino-acid sequence MSTILRFPSPFEVETPAGCEGWEAMYPAYMRFSQARRDSEESRLWFYNGMHFPEPISPFDVITAEAFYVAIGEMNARFFCIPPALGVDFRVLNGYVYISGIPVTDPQKIQERVELFQRRAGHYYENWASIYEDWKQRVVREIQTLEGIPFPELPEIEPEELVFAHRGIGTSMTILESYNRVIEALFRIAQIHCEIVMIGFAAYLTFYDFCKRFFPEIPDQQVILMVSGIDVSMMRPDQELRALARRAVELGIADAFVEGRSWREVFAELQQHDNGRAWLQEWNQRGDPWFWINAGDGLQHQFRAWRDDPSPIFAVLIEYVRRVRRGESIERDTSSVREERERITAEYRALLPTDTDRQAFDQLLALVRQVYYAIEDHKFWVDHWFMSQWWNKLRELGTLFVEHGFFRAVDDIFYLHWTEVYQALTDLLLAWSIGTEAFGPRHWPAAIEHRKMLLAKLRAFNPPPALGVVPEQIADPAIVMLWGITPERLRAWITREKSNILRGFAASPGVVEGPARVIFDVAELQTVQDGEILVCSVTEPSWAPVFARVRGIVTDIGGVMSHAAIVAREYGVPAVLGTGIATKRIRTGQQLRVDGNEGTVTIFE is encoded by the coding sequence ATGAGCACGATCTTGCGCTTTCCGAGCCCCTTCGAGGTCGAGACGCCAGCCGGGTGCGAGGGCTGGGAGGCGATGTACCCAGCCTACATGCGTTTTTCCCAAGCCCGCCGCGATTCGGAAGAGTCGCGCCTCTGGTTCTACAACGGCATGCACTTCCCGGAGCCGATCTCTCCCTTCGACGTCATCACCGCTGAGGCGTTCTATGTGGCGATCGGGGAGATGAACGCGCGCTTCTTTTGCATTCCGCCAGCACTGGGCGTCGACTTTCGCGTCCTGAACGGCTACGTTTATATCAGCGGCATTCCGGTGACCGATCCCCAGAAGATTCAGGAACGCGTCGAACTCTTCCAGCGCCGAGCTGGTCATTACTACGAGAACTGGGCGTCCATCTACGAGGACTGGAAACAGCGCGTCGTCCGCGAAATTCAGACCCTGGAAGGGATCCCATTCCCCGAACTTCCCGAGATCGAGCCGGAGGAACTCGTCTTCGCTCATCGCGGCATCGGTACCTCGATGACGATCCTGGAAAGCTACAACCGCGTCATCGAAGCATTGTTCCGCATCGCTCAGATCCATTGCGAGATCGTGATGATCGGCTTCGCTGCGTACCTGACCTTCTACGATTTTTGCAAGCGTTTCTTCCCGGAAATTCCGGACCAACAAGTCATCTTGATGGTGTCGGGTATCGACGTCAGTATGATGCGACCCGATCAAGAACTGCGAGCACTGGCCCGAAGAGCGGTCGAACTCGGTATCGCCGATGCCTTCGTCGAGGGTCGTTCCTGGCGTGAGGTCTTCGCGGAACTCCAGCAGCACGACAACGGGCGTGCCTGGCTGCAAGAATGGAACCAACGTGGCGATCCGTGGTTCTGGATCAACGCAGGCGACGGCCTCCAGCACCAGTTCCGCGCATGGCGCGATGATCCCAGCCCGATCTTCGCCGTCTTGATCGAGTACGTCAGGCGTGTGCGACGCGGCGAGTCGATCGAGCGCGACACATCGAGCGTGCGTGAGGAGCGGGAGCGGATCACTGCCGAGTACCGGGCGCTTCTTCCGACGGATACTGACCGCCAGGCGTTTGACCAGTTGCTCGCGCTCGTCCGCCAGGTCTACTATGCCATCGAAGATCACAAATTCTGGGTCGATCATTGGTTCATGAGCCAGTGGTGGAACAAGCTCCGCGAGTTGGGTACACTCTTCGTCGAACACGGTTTCTTCCGTGCGGTGGATGATATCTTCTATCTGCATTGGACGGAAGTATATCAAGCACTCACTGATCTTCTGCTCGCGTGGTCGATCGGGACCGAGGCTTTCGGTCCCCGGCACTGGCCCGCAGCCATCGAGCATCGCAAGATGCTGCTCGCCAAGCTGCGAGCATTCAATCCACCACCAGCGCTCGGAGTCGTCCCCGAGCAGATCGCTGATCCTGCGATCGTCATGCTCTGGGGCATCACCCCAGAACGCCTCCGAGCCTGGATCACCAGGGAGAAGAGCAACATCCTGCGCGGCTTCGCAGCTTCACCAGGTGTCGTCGAAGGTCCAGCACGCGTCATCTTCGACGTCGCGGAACTCCAGACCGTACAGGATGGCGAGATCCTCGTCTGCTCGGTCACCGAGCCCAGCTGGGCTCCCGTCTTCGCCCGTGTCCGCGGCATCGTGACCGACATCGGTGGAGTCATGTCCCATGCAGCGATCGTCGCGCGCGAGTATGGCGTACCAGCCGTGCTCGGCACCGGGATCGCGACCAAGCGTATCCGTACCGGACAACAGCTGCGCGTCGACGGAAACGAGGGCACGGTGACGATTTTCGAGTGA
- a CDS encoding acetyl-CoA carboxylase biotin carboxyl carrier protein, which translates to MELTPEDVQEILRILEESSFDELYLETPQLKLIVRRGPSGTRTAPVPSSTEAPSDETVPSPQEDRSTVLPSTTTPVAPGISSENRMNDQLVPIMAPLKGIFYRAPRPGAPPFVDIGSIVQDDTVVGIIEVMKLMHSIQAGVTGTIVQVCVENGQAVDRGQPLFLVRATIAADTADTPITP; encoded by the coding sequence ATGGAATTGACCCCCGAGGATGTGCAAGAGATTCTCCGCATACTCGAAGAATCATCGTTCGATGAACTCTACCTGGAAACGCCTCAGCTCAAGCTGATCGTTCGTCGGGGACCCAGCGGTACGCGTACCGCCCCTGTCCCCAGCAGCACAGAGGCACCATCGGACGAAACAGTTCCCTCTCCTCAGGAAGACCGATCGACCGTGCTGCCATCAACGACGACACCAGTGGCGCCTGGCATCTCGAGCGAAAATAGGATGAACGACCAACTGGTCCCCATTATGGCACCACTCAAGGGAATCTTCTACCGAGCCCCTCGTCCCGGCGCTCCGCCTTTCGTCGATATCGGGAGCATCGTCCAAGACGATACCGTTGTCGGAATCATCGAAGTGATGAAGCTCATGCACTCCATACAAGCTGGAGTCACTGGAACCATCGTACAAGTCTGTGTCGAGAACGGCCAAGCCGTCGACCGCGGCCAACCCTTGTTCCTGGTGCGGGCAACCATTGCTGCCGACACGGCCGACACACCGATCACACCATGA
- a CDS encoding biotin carboxyl carrier protein: protein MAPRIQLIDVTLRDGNQSLWSAIGVDTRTVAEVAPWIDRAGFASIDFTTSTHMAISVRYHREDPFEKIRLARLLMPNTPLIFMTTGMRFITWEPAPRAIMRLALRVVVRHGIRRVQIVEPMNNMSALLEAARIAREEGAEQVVAGLVYSISPVHTDEFYLRCAEDLARERQLLDRVYIKDPSGLLTPERVQTIVPALRRALGPDVPLEMHSHCTMGMAPLCYLRAVELGVQTVHTAIPPLAEGTSLPSVYRTVANLRELGFEAEIDLQPLTHVTAYLERLARRKGYPVGQPLEYDVSFYRHQVPRGMITTLRRHLKEAGAEHPFEKVLEEIVRVRAELGYPIMVTPYSQLVATQALLNLEAQERYEKVPDEVIKYVLGRYGPPPAPIDPWVQERVLSLPRARELDVPVPEPTLEELRRAFGSSISDEELLLRWALPSDQVDAALARKTGNVALSGNRYRHPLAQLIAHVAQQPSISYFHLERNGVRLTLGRHSTSQ from the coding sequence GTGGCTCCGCGTATCCAGCTCATCGACGTCACGCTCCGTGACGGCAATCAGAGCCTGTGGAGCGCGATCGGAGTCGATACGCGCACGGTAGCAGAGGTCGCTCCGTGGATCGACCGTGCTGGGTTTGCATCGATCGACTTTACGACGAGCACCCATATGGCGATCAGCGTCCGCTACCATCGTGAGGATCCGTTCGAGAAGATCCGGCTCGCTCGACTGTTGATGCCCAACACACCGCTCATCTTCATGACGACCGGCATGCGGTTCATCACTTGGGAACCTGCACCGCGCGCCATCATGCGGCTCGCTTTGCGCGTCGTCGTCCGGCATGGTATCCGCCGTGTCCAGATCGTGGAGCCGATGAACAATATGAGCGCGCTGCTGGAGGCTGCTCGCATCGCTCGCGAAGAAGGAGCCGAGCAGGTCGTTGCCGGGCTCGTCTACAGCATCAGCCCAGTCCATACTGACGAGTTTTATCTCCGGTGTGCGGAGGATCTCGCCCGCGAGCGCCAACTCCTCGATCGGGTCTATATCAAGGATCCGTCCGGATTGCTCACACCAGAGCGTGTCCAGACGATCGTGCCAGCGCTCCGACGAGCACTCGGGCCAGATGTACCGCTCGAAATGCATTCCCATTGCACGATGGGCATGGCACCGCTCTGTTACTTGCGTGCTGTCGAACTCGGTGTCCAGACCGTTCACACCGCTATTCCGCCGCTCGCCGAGGGAACATCGTTGCCTTCCGTCTATCGGACGGTCGCGAACTTGCGGGAACTCGGCTTCGAGGCGGAAATCGATCTGCAACCGCTCACCCACGTGACGGCGTATCTCGAGAGGCTGGCACGTCGCAAGGGGTATCCTGTTGGGCAGCCGCTGGAGTACGATGTGTCCTTTTACCGCCACCAAGTGCCGCGAGGAATGATCACGACCCTGCGCCGGCATTTGAAGGAAGCGGGAGCAGAGCATCCGTTCGAGAAGGTGCTCGAAGAGATCGTCCGTGTCCGTGCTGAATTGGGCTATCCCATCATGGTCACCCCCTACTCGCAACTCGTCGCGACACAAGCGCTCCTCAATCTGGAAGCGCAGGAGCGCTATGAGAAGGTGCCTGACGAGGTGATCAAGTACGTGCTCGGGCGCTACGGTCCACCACCAGCACCGATCGATCCCTGGGTACAGGAACGGGTACTCTCGCTGCCGCGAGCACGTGAGCTCGATGTTCCAGTTCCCGAACCGACTCTCGAGGAACTTCGGCGGGCGTTCGGTTCCTCCATCTCGGACGAGGAGCTGCTCTTGCGCTGGGCACTTCCGAGCGATCAGGTCGATGCTGCATTGGCTCGCAAAACTGGGAATGTGGCCCTGTCCGGTAACAGGTACCGGCACCCGCTCGCCCAGCTGATCGCCCATGTCGCACAGCAACCATCTATCAGTTACTTCCATCTCGAACGAAATGGCGTCCGCCTCACGCTCGGTCGTCATTCGACTTCCCAGTAA
- a CDS encoding HAD-IIA family hydrolase encodes MTARPTDLRRVRAFVFDVDGTLILSDNPSWTGAIPLPGAVELLAWLRAHGYPFALFTSGSTELPQTYAARLRSAGLHLEDWQVVTTGVTAAEIIATEYPGRSVYVLGEEGTRAPLRARGISLVEGEDARRAGVVLVGWSRALTYDQLDTACCAVWNGADLLVTSGARAFVSKRGLQPGWSWSIALAIAETTGKEPRVVGKPSVAALRAVGRLLGVEPRELAVVGDDPDLELRMGREAGALTIQVRTGRGTAAIDTPVSGDLVVSGVDELLTLLQNTPTKEGTADR; translated from the coding sequence ATGACAGCGCGGCCTACGGACCTCCGCCGCGTACGGGCTTTCGTTTTCGATGTCGACGGCACACTGATCCTTTCGGACAACCCCAGTTGGACAGGAGCGATTCCCCTCCCCGGGGCAGTCGAACTACTGGCCTGGCTCCGCGCGCATGGCTATCCGTTCGCCCTCTTCACGAGCGGAAGCACGGAATTGCCACAGACCTATGCGGCACGTCTCCGATCGGCCGGTCTCCATCTCGAGGACTGGCAAGTGGTCACGACCGGCGTTACTGCGGCAGAGATCATCGCGACCGAGTATCCGGGACGAAGTGTCTATGTCCTGGGCGAAGAAGGGACGCGTGCACCGCTCCGTGCGCGCGGCATCTCTCTTGTCGAGGGAGAGGATGCTCGCCGAGCAGGTGTGGTCTTGGTTGGATGGAGCCGAGCGCTGACGTATGATCAACTCGACACCGCATGCTGCGCGGTCTGGAACGGGGCCGATCTCTTGGTCACGTCGGGTGCTCGAGCCTTCGTCTCCAAACGCGGGCTGCAGCCGGGTTGGTCATGGTCGATAGCTCTTGCCATCGCGGAGACCACCGGCAAAGAGCCTCGCGTTGTCGGAAAGCCTTCGGTAGCTGCACTCCGCGCAGTTGGTCGTCTCTTAGGAGTGGAACCGCGCGAACTCGCTGTCGTCGGTGATGACCCGGACTTGGAACTTCGCATGGGCCGCGAGGCAGGTGCACTGACTATCCAGGTACGTACCGGACGAGGCACCGCAGCGATCGATACCCCAGTGAGCGGCGACCTCGTCGTAAGCGGTGTCGACGAGCTTCTCACGCTTCTGCAGAACACGCCAACGAAGGAGGGTACCGCAGACCGGTAG
- a CDS encoding phenylacetate--CoA ligase family protein: MANRRYWNEAMETIDAAELWRLEDERLRWQLRWIWEHSPFYRQKFAEAGIDPLSIGRDSLYRLPFTVKEEVRRTQEEYPPLGGHACVPLEEVVRIHASSGTTGKPTLVGLTEADARMWNEILARFLWATGVRPGTRVWLSVTLGWYIAGLSFYEALRQIRATVYPAGTMEATRTFNVVRRAGVDYMISSPTFVNYLTNVARERLGIDPGSLGLKAMALGGEPGAGVPQIRQQIEETWRCKVYDAMGTADFAPILWTECEAQAGMHFIGQGFVIAEFIDPETGQSIEPKEGLLAELVYTAIQRECVPLIRFRIGDLVRIEGTGKCECGRTGIRIRCVGRVDDMFIVRGVNVFPSAVADVIASFRPRVTGEFQIRLPPRGLPIEPPVPVIVELGPEPGDLHRLKRDLEEAIRSQLIFRAVVQLVPKGELSPTGTMKRQVILREER, translated from the coding sequence ATGGCTAACCGGAGATACTGGAACGAAGCGATGGAAACGATCGATGCTGCGGAACTGTGGCGGCTCGAGGACGAACGGCTGCGTTGGCAGTTGCGGTGGATCTGGGAACATTCGCCATTCTATCGCCAGAAGTTCGCCGAAGCCGGGATCGATCCGTTATCAATCGGGCGCGACTCGCTGTATCGTTTGCCGTTCACGGTCAAGGAGGAAGTGCGTCGAACCCAGGAGGAATATCCGCCACTCGGCGGGCATGCCTGTGTACCGCTCGAAGAGGTGGTACGCATCCATGCATCTTCGGGAACGACCGGCAAGCCGACGCTTGTCGGCTTGACTGAAGCCGATGCTCGCATGTGGAACGAGATCCTCGCTCGTTTTCTCTGGGCCACTGGCGTGCGCCCAGGCACTCGCGTCTGGCTCTCCGTGACGCTCGGCTGGTACATTGCTGGCCTCAGTTTCTACGAAGCGCTGCGCCAAATTCGCGCAACTGTCTACCCGGCTGGAACGATGGAGGCAACCCGCACGTTCAACGTCGTGCGTCGAGCTGGAGTCGATTACATGATCTCCAGCCCGACCTTCGTCAATTATCTCACCAATGTCGCTCGCGAGCGGCTCGGGATCGATCCAGGCTCCCTGGGCCTCAAGGCGATGGCACTCGGTGGAGAACCAGGCGCTGGCGTGCCACAGATTCGCCAGCAGATCGAAGAGACGTGGCGATGCAAGGTGTACGATGCCATGGGTACCGCCGACTTTGCGCCGATCCTCTGGACCGAGTGTGAAGCCCAAGCAGGCATGCACTTCATCGGACAAGGATTCGTTATCGCTGAGTTCATCGATCCTGAAACAGGCCAGTCCATCGAGCCCAAAGAAGGTCTCTTGGCCGAACTCGTCTATACAGCTATCCAGCGTGAATGTGTTCCCCTCATTCGTTTCCGAATCGGCGATCTCGTTCGGATCGAGGGTACTGGCAAGTGCGAGTGCGGCCGCACTGGGATACGGATCCGCTGTGTCGGCCGCGTCGACGACATGTTCATCGTCCGCGGCGTCAACGTCTTCCCGAGTGCAGTCGCCGACGTCATTGCCTCCTTTCGACCACGCGTCACTGGCGAGTTCCAGATTCGTCTGCCGCCACGCGGGCTCCCTATCGAGCCCCCCGTGCCTGTCATCGTCGAACTCGGTCCCGAGCCGGGTGACCTCCACCGGCTCAAGCGGGATCTGGAAGAAGCGATCCGTTCGCAGCTCATCTTCCGCGCCGTCGTCCAACTCGTCCCCAAAGGGGAACTCTCTCCGACCGGTACCATGAAGCGACAGGTCATCCTCCGAGAAGAACGCTAA
- a CDS encoding alpha/beta hydrolase: MSVFARLDPELAAALREIPEEFLLDLRDISLARRRLQILREALASLLPPLPSDVAVTDELAPNSFDGTMVRVRLYRPSEVTGPLPVLLWIHGGGYVMGAPEMNDQQCAELAQRIPALVASVDYRLAPEHPYPAPLEDCYAALRWVAERAEQLGVDRERLAIAGASAGGGLAAGLALLARDRGEVPVRFQLLIYPMLDDRNQTPSSYEITDPRLIWTRDWNLIGWRAYLGREPGSPDVPPYAAPARADDLAGLPPAYVLVGTADLFRDEDIAYAQRLMQAGVPTELHVFAGAFHGFDVFAPTAWVSQRANAEVLAVLQRALAA, encoded by the coding sequence ATGTCCGTGTTCGCGCGACTCGATCCAGAGCTCGCTGCCGCACTCCGAGAGATTCCCGAGGAGTTCCTCCTCGACCTCCGCGATATCTCGCTAGCCCGCCGGCGACTCCAGATTCTGCGCGAGGCACTCGCCAGCCTGTTGCCCCCGCTGCCCAGCGATGTCGCGGTGACCGATGAGCTCGCTCCCAATTCCTTCGATGGGACGATGGTACGGGTTCGCCTCTACCGGCCGAGCGAGGTAACGGGTCCGCTCCCGGTACTCTTGTGGATCCATGGGGGCGGGTACGTCATGGGCGCCCCGGAAATGAACGACCAGCAGTGTGCGGAGTTGGCCCAGCGCATTCCGGCGCTGGTTGCCTCGGTCGATTACCGGTTGGCCCCTGAACATCCCTACCCGGCACCGCTCGAAGATTGTTATGCCGCGCTCCGCTGGGTCGCTGAGCGCGCCGAGCAACTCGGAGTCGATCGCGAGCGACTCGCCATCGCTGGCGCGAGTGCGGGAGGAGGTCTGGCTGCTGGTCTGGCGCTCCTGGCGCGCGATCGCGGCGAGGTGCCTGTCCGTTTCCAACTTCTCATCTATCCCATGCTCGATGACCGGAACCAAACCCCCTCGAGCTACGAGATCACTGATCCGCGCCTGATCTGGACGCGGGACTGGAATCTGATCGGCTGGCGTGCCTACCTCGGTCGAGAGCCGGGGAGTCCGGACGTGCCGCCCTATGCAGCCCCCGCCCGGGCGGACGATCTGGCCGGACTTCCGCCAGCCTATGTGCTCGTCGGTACAGCGGATCTCTTCCGCGACGAAGACATCGCCTACGCGCAGCGCTTAATGCAGGCTGGTGTGCCGACCGAGTTGCATGTCTTCGCGGGAGCCTTCCACGGTTTCGATGTCTTCGCGCCGACCGCTTGGGTCAGTCAGCGAGCCAATGCCGAAGTGCTCGCGGTCCTGCAACGGGCACTCGCAGCGTAA
- a CDS encoding aromatic ring-opening dioxygenase LigA, which translates to MGIVFGAVAPHGFPIIPELSEDAEGGLATRAAMFELGRRCAAAQPDVLVVATPHGVRVDGMVCLALTARGAGTLRWRGRQIEMNVPLDRAATEAIAGAARELGVPVALAGFAGNRWDQSVIPLDWGTMTPLWFLGHGRNLVGHGDVLAPPPDEDIGPPVVIVTPSRRLPRERLVTFGEAVALAAERDGRRIAFIASCDWAHTHRADGPYGFHPDAAEVDRLVVEALEANDPGRLIELPEEKATNAAIDGLWQTLMLAGVMRRVPLRGEVLCYEAPSYYSMIVAAFSPIA; encoded by the coding sequence ATGGGAATCGTTTTCGGTGCCGTGGCGCCGCACGGTTTTCCGATCATCCCCGAGCTTTCCGAGGATGCCGAAGGGGGTTTGGCGACGCGGGCCGCGATGTTCGAACTCGGGCGGCGCTGTGCTGCGGCGCAGCCGGACGTCCTCGTCGTGGCGACGCCGCATGGTGTGCGCGTAGACGGCATGGTCTGCCTGGCCTTGACGGCGCGCGGAGCAGGGACACTCCGCTGGCGTGGGCGACAGATCGAGATGAACGTACCGTTGGACCGAGCAGCGACGGAGGCGATTGCGGGAGCAGCGCGCGAACTGGGTGTTCCGGTGGCGTTGGCTGGCTTTGCCGGGAATCGCTGGGATCAATCGGTCATCCCGCTCGATTGGGGGACGATGACGCCGCTCTGGTTTCTCGGGCACGGACGGAATCTGGTCGGCCATGGCGATGTCCTGGCGCCGCCGCCCGATGAAGATATCGGCCCGCCGGTCGTGATCGTGACACCTTCCCGTCGGCTGCCGCGCGAACGCTTGGTGACGTTCGGTGAAGCCGTGGCGCTCGCTGCCGAGCGAGACGGCCGGCGCATCGCCTTCATCGCCAGCTGTGACTGGGCACATACCCACCGTGCCGATGGCCCTTACGGATTTCATCCCGATGCCGCTGAGGTCGATCGGTTGGTAGTGGAAGCGCTCGAAGCCAACGATCCGGGCCGACTGATCGAGCTACCGGAGGAGAAGGCAACGAACGCGGCGATCGATGGCTTGTGGCAGACCCTGATGCTGGCCGGGGTGATGCGACGGGTGCCCCTGCGCGGCGAGGTCCTCTGCTACGAGGCGCCGAGCTACTACAGTATGATCGTCGCCGCGTTCAGCCCGATCGCCTGA
- a CDS encoding heme-binding domain-containing protein, with protein MAQPQTLRRVQRSTRGKRIALVVGGTLLTLFLALQGVALALPRTNPPVVAEPAWDSPQTRELFMRACGDCHSNQTNWRWYTYVAPAAFLAYRDVIEGRQKCNVSEWGSGGEAKCDESVEQIREGKMPPWFYLPLHPEANLSAQEKDQLIRGLLATFGEGGGERERRGEPGTRPGEDESGEEGARTSPLALRLA; from the coding sequence ATGGCCCAGCCGCAAACGCTCCGACGAGTCCAGCGCTCCACTCGAGGCAAACGGATTGCACTCGTTGTCGGAGGGACGCTGCTCACCCTGTTCCTCGCGCTGCAGGGAGTCGCCCTGGCGCTCCCGCGAACCAATCCACCGGTGGTCGCTGAGCCCGCCTGGGACAGTCCCCAGACACGCGAACTCTTCATGCGTGCCTGCGGCGACTGTCACTCTAACCAAACCAACTGGCGCTGGTATACCTACGTCGCACCAGCCGCTTTCCTGGCCTATCGCGACGTCATCGAAGGACGACAAAAGTGCAACGTCTCGGAATGGGGAAGCGGGGGCGAAGCCAAGTGCGACGAGTCGGTCGAACAGATCCGGGAAGGCAAGATGCCACCGTGGTTCTACCTCCCACTCCACCCTGAGGCCAACCTCTCAGCACAGGAAAAGGACCAACTCATCCGCGGCCTGCTCGCGACCTTCGGCGAAGGGGGCGGCGAACGAGAGCGACGTGGCGAACCCGGCACACGGCCAGGAGAGGACGAATCAGGAGAGGAAGGAGCACGCACCAGCCCGCTCGCTCTCCGCCTCGCCTGA
- a CDS encoding 2-isopropylmalate synthase — protein sequence MSDRLIIFDTTLRDGEQSPGATMTEDEKIEVARQLVKLGVDVIEAGFPAASPGDLRAVQRISREVKGVTICALARANQQDIDAAWEGVRDAEQPRIHTFIATSPIHMEYKLRKTPEQVLEAARFAVRTAKRYVSDVEFSAEDATRSDWDFLCRVFAAAIEEGATTINIPDTVGYAVPHEFAELVRYVTEHTPGIEKVTVSVHCHNDLGLATANTLAAIRVGARQAEVTINGIGERAGNTALEEVVMALHVRRDVFGGILPRVVTEQIVPTSKLVQRITGIQVQPNKAIVGANAFAHEAGIHQDGMLKHRMTYEIMTPQSVGWEASRLVLGKHSGRAGFTARLKELGYGDLSRERIEQLYQRFIDLCDRKKTVTDADIIAIVEDQLAQVPQRYTLKGWRAHSGSDGRAEAWVKLEIDGVEREASASGNGQIDALFKAIDRLVGRHCELEAFHVDAVSPGEDAQGQVTVHLRCGTQVYNGRGVATDVIEASLRAYLMALNRAALTTPVSVSGGE from the coding sequence ATGAGCGACCGATTGATCATCTTCGATACCACACTGCGGGACGGTGAGCAGTCACCTGGCGCAACGATGACCGAGGACGAGAAGATCGAAGTGGCCCGGCAACTGGTCAAGCTCGGGGTAGACGTCATCGAGGCAGGCTTTCCCGCTGCCTCACCTGGCGACCTCCGCGCCGTCCAGCGGATCAGCCGCGAGGTCAAGGGTGTGACCATCTGTGCGCTGGCTCGTGCCAATCAGCAGGATATCGATGCGGCGTGGGAAGGGGTGCGCGATGCCGAACAGCCGCGCATCCATACCTTCATCGCCACCTCGCCGATCCATATGGAATACAAGCTCCGCAAGACACCAGAGCAAGTCCTCGAGGCTGCCCGCTTTGCGGTGCGGACCGCCAAGCGCTATGTCAGCGACGTCGAGTTCTCGGCGGAGGACGCGACCCGCTCCGATTGGGACTTCCTCTGCCGTGTCTTCGCTGCCGCCATCGAGGAGGGCGCCACGACGATCAACATCCCAGATACCGTCGGCTATGCGGTACCCCATGAGTTCGCCGAGCTCGTCCGCTACGTCACGGAGCACACGCCCGGCATCGAAAAGGTGACGGTGAGTGTCCACTGCCACAACGATCTCGGCCTGGCCACTGCGAACACGCTGGCCGCGATCCGGGTCGGGGCACGGCAGGCGGAGGTGACGATCAACGGGATCGGCGAGCGTGCCGGAAACACCGCGCTGGAAGAGGTCGTGATGGCGCTGCACGTGCGCCGCGACGTGTTCGGGGGCATCCTGCCACGCGTCGTGACCGAACAGATCGTGCCGACCTCCAAGCTGGTCCAGCGGATCACCGGTATCCAGGTCCAGCCCAACAAGGCGATCGTCGGGGCCAATGCCTTCGCGCACGAAGCGGGCATCCACCAGGACGGCATGCTCAAGCACCGCATGACCTACGAGATCATGACCCCGCAGTCGGTCGGCTGGGAGGCCAGTCGCCTCGTGCTGGGTAAGCATTCCGGTCGTGCCGGATTCACCGCCCGGCTCAAGGAACTGGGCTACGGCGATCTCTCGCGGGAGCGGATCGAGCAACTGTACCAGCGTTTCATCGATCTCTGCGACCGGAAGAAGACGGTCACCGATGCCGACATCATCGCGATCGTCGAGGATCAGCTGGCCCAAGTCCCGCAACGCTATACGTTGAAGGGCTGGCGCGCACATTCCGGCTCGGACGGTCGAGCGGAAGCGTGGGTCAAGCTGGAAATCGACGGTGTCGAGCGAGAAGCATCCGCCTCCGGCAACGGGCAGATCGATGCGCTCTTCAAGGCGATCGACCGGCTGGTGGGTCGCCACTGTGAACTGGAGGCGTTCCATGTCGATGCCGTGAGCCCGGGCGAAGATGCACAAGGACAGGTCACTGTCCATCTGCGCTGTGGCACGCAGGTCTATAATGGCCGGGGCGTCGCGACGGACGTCATCGAAGCGAGCCTCCGTGCCTATCTCATGGCACTCAATCGGGCAGCGCTGACGACACCGGTCTCGGTCAGTGGAGGTGAATGA